In Plutella xylostella chromosome 8, ilPluXylo3.1, whole genome shotgun sequence, the genomic stretch tcatatacctacattattttcaTTCACATGGTTTAGTGTgtgtaatttataattataggtaaaatATAACAAGTAAAGAATATTTCTAATCCTACTCTTCCtttttttgtgtaagtacatacataaattcaaaatttgaattattgtAAGTAATTAACAATTAACTATTTCATAAACGATGattatttgatgatgattttctgtaagtatgtaaaaagCTGAGCCACACACAGAAAAAACGCTCGCGGCAAAAGCTTCTTATTTATCAAACACGATATTCTATGTTAAGCGagggaaaataaaaacagCATCGCATCGCAGCTCACAAATGCATATTGAATTCTTGCGTAATACTTATTATCCAGACGGCGGTTTCAATAATGGCATTCAGGGCATAATTCTGGCGGGAATCCAGAACTCGCGACCAGGTCGAGGACGCTCCGTGTCCGCAATGCTTGTGGGAATGAACGTGGATAGGTAAGCACCTCTActgtgtattattattatgtttttgtatttccATCTCGCGACCATGTGGCCCCGGGCATTTGCCATAGgtcttataagtatttatattgtGCAAAATGAAAATCAAACTTATAAAGGCAATAACCCTCCAGTCTAGGAAAATCAATGAGGAAAATGGAGGAGTCCTATGTGTAGAACTGTGTGTAACAGATAACGCAAGTTTTGTTCTTTTGGTTTATTTCATAAGGgctttgaaaaaataaaagagattGAGATAGAAAGAGCGCATTGAAAAGTATCAGATAgaatgtaaaatgaaaaaagaTAAACAACGAAGAATTTTATTGTGACCGCTTTGTAACAATATCGCCAACAGAGATGAAAGTCGTTGGAGTTAATTGGTTTTCGTCGGAAAAAGACAGTCGCTGTTTGGATtgtgattttgtttttaacaaaatatttttgcatgttGTAACTACTTTCCTAAATAATTAAGGAATCATTTTTGTGAAACTCACGTTTTTAATCCAATTTAATAACGCTCGCATAGCTTGATACTTACCCATTTCCATTTAGGAGCAGCCGCCTTTTTACAAtagatacctatgtatattatacaatagccaaacaaaattattggtaagtaggtaattcagtagtaagtttaaaagaaaatctaggagaataggtacctacctaaatctAGGAAAAGCTTACAATACCTAATAGTAGGCAggaaatacttacctacttaggtaggCTTTGGTTTGCATGGTATGGATAtctaacaaattataaaatatatataatatagcctatagccatgtTATTAATAGCTATAAAGATACATAAATGCCTCAACCTCACGCTGCACTATCAAAATCCGCAACACATGCTTAGCCAGGGCCCAAGTTTGCAAATTGTTGCGTGTTAAGTTTCCCAGGCGCCGGCGTGTAAGGAGGCCCGCAGTATTAGCACAAGTTTACTAGCACCGTATCTTACAGGTGTCTGCAGGACTTAGCTCAAGTGCAATGTTGCTGGATGTACATGTACAAGGTGTCAGAATGTTTGTGCATAATGGACTGCGCACTGTATACCTAAGCAACACAGATCTTACGAGGGAAAAGAATTATAggtaaggtcaaccggggccaagtcgcctacggggctaatgcctcgaaTTCATTTATCTTCCGAACCACATATTTTAGAACTACTGGAGTCATCTGCTATCTATCTTTGGAACTCAAACTTTTACTACCGACCAATAGATGTCGTATCCGGGGcaattttcttaataaatctgccattttaattttttcacctATTTCGGCCACCTCCGATTTCCTgacacgttttttttaatcgttCCAAAGGCGTGTTTGTTAAAAAGAATCTATGTTTCCTAACTGTAAatactgttattgttttgttgctctacatattgttttgattatttttttgaaataacgTAAGATTCGGACACAATATGCATTTAAAAATTTGTATGTTTAGcttttttttggggtaaatgcctctgggctgatggggttattgcctctattgcggcgcaatagccccattttcagaggttctaaacattttatgttatgataaatgtatttcatacactcacgagcaatgaaaaagttccagtgaaattagcaccaaattactcttaaacaaaaaatactaggtaaatgacgccttctgcaatattgaagaacatttaacagcgtatcagaattaacattcttagattggtaatccaactaaaacgtaaataatttgaatatatattaaactaaatgttttaaaaaatttgcgtcatttggtgtcgacattataatgttgttaacacggtatatagaaaataatcatataataaataaaaaaatagtcatattAACAGCAAGATcccacttgtttttaaaactctaaATCGTTTTGTAATGATTATCCTTGTAAGAGCAAAAGTCCGTCAGActctaaaaatggtatacttactaatttaaagttgCGGTttgattacttacttacttacttattcccaatctccgctggggagcaaagggccgaagtgaagcgccgccattctttacgatcttgggccagctcagagacatccGCCCAAGACATCCCCGCCTGGCCCATTTCCTTGTTCACAGAGCGCTGCCATGTCTCTCGCGGTCTGCCGAGTCTTCGTTTACCGCCCTCGGGGTGCCATGTTAGCGCTTCCTTTGGGACGTCTTCAGTACGCCTGAGAACGTGTCCTATCCATCTCCATTTGCGTTCTTTTACGGTTTCTGCTACAGGTTTTTGATGTGTTCTGCGCCAAAGTTCCTCGTTGGAGACAAAGTCAAACCAACGGATCCCTAGGATATTGCGTAAGCATCTGTTTACGAAAACCTGTAGCTTGTTCGTGGTTTGAACCGTTTTCTTCCAAGTTTCGCAACCGTAGAGGAGAACGGTCTTTACGCACGCGTTGAACAGGCGGATCTTGGTTTGGAGACGGAATGCGGAAGACCTCCACACTGGGCTTAACATGGCAAAAGCTCCACGGGCTTTGTTAATGCGGTTGCCGATATCCTCGTCAGTTCCACCATTTGGTGTGATTTTGCTTCCCAGGTAGGTGAAAGTGTCAACATCTTCAATTGGTTGGCCGTTGATTTTAAATGGAGTACGGTCCGCAGTCATTACTCGCATTGACTTTGTCTTTTCTCTGTTGACATGCATGCCCACTCGGTTACCCAAATGGACGAGGTCATTGAGTTTCCTTTGCATATCAGCGCTATTTTCGGAGAAAAGACAAAGATCGTCCGCAAAAGCGAGATACTCCAAAGATGTTCCATCGGACCAATCCAAACCTCCTTTGCCATTCTGCTCCATCATATCCAAAATTACTTCGGTAATCATGATGAAGAGTAGTGGGGATAACATGCAGCCCTGCTTGACGCCAATATTGGGGCTTATTGGTTCGCTCAGCTTCCCTTCGTGGATTACTTGGCAAGTGTAGCCATTGTAGGCTTCCTTAATAAGGTTTCGGTTTGATTGcaaattagaaaaaatatgccCTTTCATGCCTTTATACTGTATTTTCATTCgtcatgtaagtatttatacttttttaagtccaataaagtattcataaataaaatgttgagcaCCCCTGGAATCTTGGATGGGGTAAATGCCACTACAAGAAATTAGGGTATGTAGGCGCCATAGCCCCAAAAATTTTTGATCAAATAATTCTCCTTAACTAAGCGcagtatttagtttacaagctaataattagctacgttaatagtaattctataaattaCATCTCCTTAAACTCAACtcaaagtattgtggcgcaatggccccggttgaccttaagTCCATACCTACCTTAAgtatttgttaaatatttgttaGGTAGCTACCAGGCTGCTTGCCGTTAACTAGCTACTTATAAATGCTCTTGCTAGTAGCAATAGATTTTATCGGACTTATCTTCACCGGGGCCCCACGCTACGTCGCCGTGCCAGCCTGAATAACTGAAGGTATTTATTCATGTATTAAATAGGAGACTCAGTAACCCACATGAACATTGAATAGGGTGACGATCACGAGTGCAATATCCAAAGAGATAGTCACAATTGCACAGATTTCGATGTACATTAGTGCTCACGTGATGGTCACGAGCCGAGTCCACATGGCAACATAAATGCACATCTCGTTTTGTTTACAAATAGAGAGATGGACCGCATTGGCTACAGTTACAGGAAGAGCCATACGCGTTGGCGCAGTGCCACTTGGGCAGTTCATGGGCATTGTTGTCATGTcgtaatagtaataataataactataaatCTTAAAGTATAGCTTAATCTCTGGGCTTCTGTCATAAGACAAGTCCTATAGTTACGTAAGTTAGGCCTCTGTAGATCACAAAAAGCTCCGAAACACTTGGGACtttgaattttaaatgaaaatgcaTCGCCTTTGGTAAATGTTTAAtgaagataaatataaatagacaGTAGAAAAGATCTCaatttgcacaaatataaattgGTATCTaaatatagtacctacttactacgTTAGGTTGTACATAGTTACGATTACGATTGAATATGTGTCTttgaatttgtaatttaatttaaaaaggtacttaagtaagtatataagaagatgtatattttttgttcagaCTTTTAGGAGATTTAAGATAAGTTATCAAATTGTCTAATGCTAATATAAAGGgttctataaattttataatttgggTCTTTGGTAAGTAAATAGTTTTGACACGATTTACTTAAAGCTATGATTTAATGAAAGATAAAACAATCActaagtaattataaataagttcGTTCAAGAATAGTACAAGTGACTATTTGCTATCACTACTTAGGTGccatttatttactaaaatacCTTTGTATAGagttcttaaataaaaaataaacggtTTATTTTGTATCCCTAAAGCGTATCTACGACTAGAAAATAATTTCACTAAAAAGAATACATCCACTTTAAACATATAAAATCATCATAAAtctttcacataatataagtaccaaCATACAGAGCTTATAATACATAAAGCTTTAATAAAGTTCATTAGCTCTCAGGTACAGCCAAATTAGgtggtaaaaaatatatttaacgaTGACAAGGTGCTTTGGTCTTtccataaacataataattactaaCTTCCATGGGCCTTTAGCCTTTTTCGACATTCACAAATATTCAACCCTTTATGTTTCACACCATTCCATACTAGCTTCATACCAGTAAAGTATTCTAGACTACTAGAGCGCCTTATTCTGATCTCACAAATTCACAGCACCGCAATTTATTAATCCGCTTCTCTGAAGACGATCCAAACTTACAATATACCAACATTACCAACTACAAATTCATTTCTTAATTCatgacaaataaatatacaaacgAATCCAACGAATGTTTCGTCTCGTGTCCAGGTTGCCTATTCTCATCTACCACCGCCGCCGTTGGACTctagtattaaaattaatttcaatattgtCAGTAATGAAGACTTTAAATACGGGTGGCCGACAATTCCCCCTTCACTGCACAccttttaaagtttattttcagGTGTCTTATGGCAATTAAAATATAGATAGTGACTCGGTATTCTACAATCAATGTTCAATCAATTCAGACAGCCCCCTATAAATCATCCCCAATTCCAATCCAACATTCCTCAACCTTCTTCCCCAACCCTTCAATACCTCCGTATAATCCTAACCCTTCTGCCGCGGTCTTCATCATCGCTGTCAGCAGTGGAGGGTCTCCGGTGGCCCAGCATGAGCCCCTGCACGTCAGGGTTGAGCGGCAGGGCCGGGAACGAGGACCGGCGCACCAGGGGGGACGGGCGGGCCCCTGCGGAGGGGAGGGGGTTATAGATGTGTGATGCGAGGAAAGATTTTGAGTGGTTAGGTGAGGTTGGTTCTGCTTTTGCGttgaaaaaactgtaatactgagttgcagaaaggtaCATTAAAGTAATGTCTACATTAAACCCCTTATTCATAAGAAAATTATTGGtggttttagctattgaactgttttctGACTCTAtcacagagaacaatttgttctcaATAAGGGGGTAAATGTATAGCTGCCTTGCTTTAACAGCAGTATACCTACTGACAGAAAGAGCAGACATGGATTTAATGCTCCTAGCTTAATATTCCTTTCAGCAACAACTCGgcataagtattataaagtaatatagctttcaaaatatacttatgaTATAGTTACCctattgaattaaaagtatACCTAGCTAGGCAGGTATACTTttagaagcgggcgcttacccgactgagcggtggtagctcagtcgggtaagcgcccgcttctcaatcaagagatgcgggttcgaatcccggcgctgacatgtaccaatgagttcttttaacttaagtacaatgtataccatcgctcttacggtgaaggaaaacatcgtgaggaaacctgcatatctagatttagcacatctagatatgtgaacccaccgacccgcagtggaccagcgtggtgggaaatggtccaagcttgggaaggcagtttagaccttggggatatgcacaaaggttccactcgagagagccaggtgcaggtactgacacccccacagagaatagaatagaatagaataggcaGGTATACTGTGATAAAATTTGGTACTTAGATCAATCTGTTTTTTGAATTTACCAGATGATGTctgatatgtacctacctatagcaTGTAATATTTCCCTTCCTCATGATTTCTACGAAGAGACATATCTTCGCAACTTACCACTTACCATCggaaaatacctactattctaCTCAAAACCATTCGTTATCCCTCGGACCATATTGAAAATTATAGCTGTTACCGATGTCTATTTGTAATAGCAACGTTTTCTAAGGCTTAATCCAATTTGCTTCTATAGTACCAAAGCCAATTATCAAAGTGGTTCCATTGTACCTCGAACTACAGTGTGCCAGGCTTTTCTAATATCTGTCTAACCTATTCAGGTGTACAGTGGTTCAATAGAGATACATTCATGTATGCTGGGTTGGTAGGTATGTACAGGGTGTAATGTGTTCCTAATAGTTCCTATAATCGTGTTAGCTGTATCGGATAGGCACGGGTGGTTGATCGGTTTGATTGATCACCTGTTTATTCGACTACATAATTACGTATAGGCATAggcatacaaataaaatggaaACGTGAACTAAGAGTGATTTGCATAACAATAGTTTCGGAGTAataatcaaaaatacaatatgatGTAAGGTGTTGGCGAATTAAAGGCTCAGGCTTTAGTAACTACTTCTAAAATACttcttttagttttatttttacctGAAAGTCAATTTCAGTCGTCAGACAGACCTTGTGATGAAAGAGAAATGAGAGTTAAATATGCTAAAAGATTCAATAAAGAGaagaataaaaatgatatgcataattatttatgtagatgTTTAATATCAGAgatgttttataaaacaaacCATTCGAGTATAAGAAAAAGTGATACACAATAATATTGACAAGTGTGATATTTCAGAGTATTTAAAACATACCAAAGATCTTCGCACCTGATGGCCGCAGCCCCAACTTGGGGTCTCCTGTCGGGGTCTCACAAGTGCGGGGCGTAGAAGCGGCTTCTTTCTGCAGATTCTTCTCAGTCAAATAAGAGTTGGTAGACTCCCCCCTCATGTAGGGCCTCGGGTGTCGCTTCGGCTTCTTCTCTTCTTCCTCCTTCTTCGAACCCTCGGGAATTTGAAACAAGTTCAGACTGAATTTACTGGATTCCCTCCTCAAGGTTTTCTTATTGGCGAATTCTGCCAGAGAGTGTCGCCTGTCTCCGTCTGGGTTGTGCTTCTTTCTGATAAGTTCTTCTTCTTTGACTTTGAGTACGTCGAGGATGGCGTTGATGACCAGGACCGTGAGGAACACCATGATGCCGAAGACAGCGAGCGCGTTGTTGTTGGCGTTGGCATCCACGTTTCTGCTCTGATGGCAATTCACACATTTGGTCTGTGGCTTCGTCGTGAACACCTCGAGAATGCTGCACGCGTCTTTCAAAACAACCGGCGCACGTTTCTTCTTCTTAATCAGCACCGGTATTGCAGCttctgttttgttttgaatgaTTTCGCGTATGATTTCCGGCGTCGGTTCTGGTACTTCTGGTTGACTTGGAGATGGAATGTCAACTTCAGCCTCCGGTGCTTTCGCGTACCACATAAGTGCGCAGTACGCGCAGTAAACCATTGCTGAGATGCCGAAAAAGAGTATTTTACGCTCGTCCATGTTCACATCGCAACTAGAATGGTTTGTTTTGATAAACCCGCGCGTGCGTGAACCGATTTCTATTTGTGGAAAGTGAGCTTATTCGATCGAAGACCTATTTCTTTTAAAAGATTGATTACGTGGTCTCTAAACGGGGAACACGGTTAAAAACTGAGCTGGGTTATTGTCGCGCCTGTTGTTTTGGTGGCGACGAGCGGACTGCCGACTGCGCATGTGCAGGGTGTCTGGGTCAGGGCTCCTATAGGCACTGTATACGTAGGTAAAGCTTTACAGCAAAGGTAGCTGGCCTACATGCCGGCACGGTCCAGAAGGAGACTaggttatgttttatttatatttcggTAGTAGAGTCCTCTCCGTTGTTGAATTATGTAGACGATACGCGTATCTGAAATATGGTGCTCCTCCTACAAATGCGGAAAGTTGCtgcttatttattataagtaaacaTCATCTTCAGTAACTTGTAGTACCGACCGGGTGacaatattattaaagaaTTATAAAGTTGATAATTATCAGCTAGATATACAAAAGCCTTCACTataattaaatagataaaaaagAACATCGACAACCGAtaccaatatattttttatcagcaCCTCAAacctttattattatcattatcagtggAAGTCCTTGTGTTGATAAAAATTGCAAGCAGTAGCGGTCACTAAATTGTATTACAGCTATAAGGTGTGGTGGAGCAATGTAAAGCTCTACCTAACTAGGACATTATTGAAgattattacctacctaatttaaaGTCTGATCTTACAAGACCTACCTCCAATGATATTAtgttacatacacacatagGCATAATTATGCTCACCACTCACAACGTAAACTATAGTCATCCGCTTTtactgtacatttatactcacgtgataggtcaaTGATATTATGTTGTTAGTAACTGAACTATTATCAGTGGCGCTATAGACCAATGCTGAAATTGAGCTTTTGTCTACAGTATTTTCagcagtacctacatattgtaTTACTGCGACAGACAACTGGGTATTATACCTGGggaaattactttattttttattcctgATATTATTGTCTGTCATACTTGAATGAAGTTCATACAatcctttgttttttttttgtttaaataaaagcCTTTATTTTGTAAGAggaaacattttcataaagtACTCGTGCAAGCTATTTCCGCACCTGCcaaagaaacaatatgagGTACTCGGTATTGGACTAGGTAATGCACATGTAGACAGTATTACAGGCGCTGCCTAGGTTGCCTAGTGCGAGATGTCCccaaatattgttattatagtctgtaagtacctacttatacagggtgttgttggtcaaatgactttttactatggagaattaatttaaggtttaatTGAAggttagatataccatgctgcacatgtaggtttcggcttagtataccctttttgcaacactctgtataaagTTTCGTTATTCTAGACTCTAGTGTGACCCCGTAAAAAACTAGCCGTTTGAAAAGATCAAATTTTCAAACTCTACCATCGGAGATTGCCAACTTCTTTTTTCTTGTTTCGTTCAAAATTCAATGTGTTTCCATTGGAGAACAATTTTTATCATGACTATCACTAATTCCGGTATTGCACCGGCTGGCAGCTGCTTCGTGGATTAAATCGTACACAGTAGCGGCCGGGGGCTACTTGCAGTTAAGTTTTtttggtacttacctaatcgTATTTTGGTACAAAATTTACACGGGAAATCTTTCGTAGATGCACATCCGAAACTAGTcccttcattctgaacaacttttgttgagTATAACGACATTGTTTTGGGATAGCAAGAAAAATACACaagaaaaatacacaaaaacgCCCCAATACACAAAGTCTacataaactaaaattttTGGTACCTTCAGGCAGGTATAAATTtacaatcataattataagcCGTTTTTCGCATAGCGGGTTAAAATTTTTATGATATCCGCAACGCGAATGGGCCAGGCTAAGAGTGCTCTAGTTGTGGCATTTTAATTGTGTATACGTGAACAGCTTAAAACATTTCCGCCCGCTGCTAGATCGGAAAACAATAAAACGTGTTTTCTGCTTGAACCCCGCAATGCATGaaacggttctaccttttttggcataagatttttttgcctgatctcgtattgcatagtaacgtttggtcaaagtctcgttacgccgaaaattgtatggcataaatctcgtttagtaaaaagttatttcgcataacattgtttagcctaataatggtatggccaaatcttgaatagcctaataatgctatggcataggtttattaggtttatacaaagtaataatattcgtttggctttaactttgacggagcgtctccctacatagcgcaaactggtgccttgtattgtttccgaggtttggaaaacgctccgctccgcttcgctacgctccgctccgcttcgctacgctccgctttggttttgatgaacatgtgcacctaacacgctcctcctcgctttgctcgtcgtcgcacctatttttaggtttcgatctcatggggtttgtaataattatattggtcgttaactttcgattttttgatcatacaatatcgtgattttcgggatgtaggagaaaaataccacaatttgtacatttactacatatttaatatattatttattaagataaaattaggagaaacaagattatacataggtatagacgaaaataaatttgagcaaacgaaacttaggtgtttaaagattgtgcctaaagagttttagacgaaacgagccttatgccacataagtcttggcaaagtgatggttcggccaaaaaagtttagaccatacgagttatgcgaaatgagttttggtcaataaagattatgccagatgagcggaacccgcaTGAAACGACTAATTGAAACGAAACGTTCGCGAAAATTCCTAGCAAGAATTAATAATGGCCTTTTGGGAGATTTTCAACAACAGCGGTTATTCTTATTAAGATTTCAGGTATTTTAGTGTTGAGGTAAGGCCAGCGCCAGACCATCGCGAAAATATTTCAGCGAGGTACCTACACTGATATACACGGGGTATCGAATTATCAAAGGTGAAAAACAAAAGTGGTTTGGAACGCCCCTGCGTCACTCACCAATACCACTTTGCACTACTCTATAGGGCGAAAAAACTACCTCTGGGAACTAAGCTAACAACCTCAGTTTAGCATTCCGAAACGAAATTTCAATACTAGAATTGAAATCCcggaaaatattaaaaaaataatatcccCCGATATTAATACCTGGTGTGCGATCCTGCGATTTCCATTTCACGGCACGACGCTTCGAGCACATTAAAATATGCCGCTGGCTGTAGCCTCCAGCTACAGatttaatattacattataaatttcaGAATTATAGCAGGATTTGAGACGTTTTAGTGTACGCGCATGAAATATTTATGGAATAATTAGAAAGTAGGAAGGCTGAAAAGACTTTTAGATGAAAGCTTCAGAGAGTGTCGTAGCTGCTAGCTTTTGCCGAGACCAGCGAGTACCAACTGGACTGCGAATCGAAACAGAATTTCTTAACACCATAGTTTGTTTTTAACGCGACCGACGGTGACAagcttaagtatttatttatgtaggtagaaACCTGACACAGACACACATAGTACCTAATACAATAAGCATTATACTTAGGCATAATACAC encodes the following:
- the LOC105393785 gene encoding uncharacterized protein LOC105393785 isoform X4, whose amino-acid sequence is MDERKILFFGISAMVYCAYCALMWYAKAPEAEVDIPSPSQPEVPEPTPEIIREIIQNKTEAAIPVLIKKKKRAPVVLKDACSILEVFTTKPQTKCVNCHQSRNVDANANNNALAVFGIMVFLTVLVINAILDVLKVKEEELIRKKHNPDGDRRHSLAEFANKKTLRRESSKFSLNLFQIPEGSKKEEEEKKPKRHPRPYMRGESTNSYLTEKNLQKEAASTPRTCETPTGDPKLGLRPSGLSDD
- the LOC105393785 gene encoding uncharacterized protein LOC105393785 isoform X1 — translated: MDERKILFFGISAMVYCAYCALMWYAKAPEAEVDIPSPSQPEVPEPTPEIIREIIQNKTEAAIPVLIKKKKRAPVVLKDACSILEVFTTKPQTKCVNCHQSRNVDANANNNALAVFGIMVFLTVLVINAILDVLKVKEEELIRKKHNPDGDRRHSLAEFANKKTLRRESSKFSLNLFQIPEGSKKEEEEKKPKRHPRPYMRGESTNSYLTEKNLQKEAASTPRTCETPTGDPKLGLRPSGAKIFGARPSPLVRRSSFPALPLNPDVQGLMLGHRRPSTADSDDEDRGRRVRIIRRY
- the LOC105393785 gene encoding uncharacterized protein LOC105393785 isoform X3, whose translation is MDERKILFFGISAMVYCAYCALMWYAKAPEAEVDIPSPSQPEVPEPTPEIIREIIQNKTEAAIPVLIKKKKRAPVVLKDACSILEVFTTKPQTKCVNCHQSRNVDANANNNALAVFGIMVFLTVLVINAILDVLKVKEEELIRKKHNPDGDRRHSLAEFANKKTLRRESSKFSLNLFQIPEGSKKEEEEKKPKRHPRPYMRGESTNSYLTEKNLQKEAASTPRTCETPTGDPKLGLRPSGAKIFGLSDD
- the LOC105393785 gene encoding uncharacterized protein LOC105393785 isoform X2, which translates into the protein MDERKILFFGISAMVYCAYCALMWYAKAPEAEVDIPSPSQPEVPEPTPEIIREIIQNKTEAAIPVLIKKKKRAPVVLKDACSILEVFTTKPQTKCVNCHQSRNVDANANNNALAVFGIMVFLTVLVINAILDVLKVKEEELIRKKHNPDGDRRHSLAEFANKKTLRRESSKFSLNLFQIPEGSKKEEEEKKPKRHPRPYMRGESTNSYLTEKNLQKEAASTPRTCETPTGDPKLGLRPSGARPSPLVRRSSFPALPLNPDVQGLMLGHRRPSTADSDDEDRGRRVRIIRRY